GGTGCCGCCGTCACCTTCACGCCCGCGACGGCCAGCGACGGCGTGACGACCTCGCCGCGGCTGACCTACAGCCACGCTTCCGGTAGCGTCTTCCCGCAGGGCACCACACCCGTGACGGCCACCGCCCGGGACGAGGCGGGACTCACCGCTGAGCGCACCTTCCAGGTGACCGTGCGGCGCCCCACCACCGTACCGGTGCCGGATGAGCCCATCGGCTTCGGGTGCTCCTCGGGCGGCTTGGGCAATGTCGGCGGCGGCGCGTGGCTCCTGCTGATGGGGAGCGTCCTCTTCCTCCAGCAGTGCACGCTCCGTGCGTGGGTGGTGCGTGGCGCCTGCGCCTGGGAGGCAGCCTCCACCCGCCGCGCATCCGCTGCATATGAGTGAGCCCACGGGCTTCGGCGGCCATGGGATGCAAGGCCGCGCGCTGTTCGTCTGCGGCTGGGCGGCGATGTCGCTTCCCCACGTGCAGTCGCTTCTGGACGCGGGGCCGGGACACGCGGCCGCGGGAGCAGCAGTGGCGCTCGCCGCAGGCGTGGGGCCGGGGCGCGTGGCGTACCGGACGGACGAGAGCGTCGGCTGCCTCTTCGGCCTCCTGGCCGGCGGTGGCATGTGGCTGGGCTGGCCCCTGGGAGAAGCCTGGGCCGGCACCCGGGTGGGTGGGCACTTGGGGCGCGCTCACGGGGGGCGCGCTCCTTCCGGTGCTGCTGGCACTGGGTCACACCTTCGTTCGACGCTGGAGGGAGCGCGCCGGCGCGGAGTGAGCCGCCCCATGGCCGGGCCCACACGAAAACTTCGTTGGCATCACCCGAGGAGGGCCGCGACGGAGCGTCACCGCCATCTTCGATACACCTGTCACACGAGACACTGTTCTAGGGTCACCGGCTCCCCACCCCCAGGAAACCCGGTCATGCCCCTTCGGATACAGCCGTGGCTCGCGTCGCTCCTCCTCGTCGTCACCGCCCTCATGGGTTCCGCCTGTGGCGACGACAACGAGCCGATGCCCCCGGCCAACAAGCCCCCTTCGCTCACCGGCCCCACCGTGTCTGACGCGCAGGCAGCCCCTGGCGACGTCCTCACCCTGACGCTCGCTGCCACGGACCCGGAGGGTGACACGCTCAGCTACGCCTGGGCCCAGGCTCCGGCGTCGCCCGCGGGTACCTTCAGCAGCACCACCGTCGCGAGCCCCACGTGGACGGCTCCGGCCACCGGCGGCACCTTCACGCTGCAAGTCACCGTCTCCGACGGCAAGGGCGGCAGCGTGCAGGGCTCCGTCGACGTGAACGTGCAGCAGCAGCAGCAGCAGAACCGGCCGCCCACGGTGGCCGCCACCATCACCGCGCCGGCCTCGCTGCTCGCGGGCACCACCGGCACCTTCTCGATTACGGCGAGCGACGCGGATGGCGATGCCCTCACCTACGCCTGGGAGCAGACGTCGCCCGCTACGCAGGGCACCTGGGTGGGCGCGCGCACCGGAAGCAGCGCGCAGTGGTACTCGCCCGCCGTGGGCACGCAGACGACCTTCACGGTGAGCGTGAGCGTCACGGATGGGCAGAGCGCCCCCGTGGTCCGGACGGTGACAGTCCCGGTGACGGTGCCGCGCTACACCGCGGACATCCAGCCGGTGTGGACCTCGACGCCCTGCACGGGCTGCCATGGTGCCAGCGGCGGCCTCAGCCTTGCGGCGGCCAGCAGCTACTCCAACCTGGTCAACGTCAACGCGAACAACGCCGCATGCAACACCCTCAAGCGGGTGACGCCGGGCGCGCCGGACGACTCGGTGCTGGTCCGGAAGCTGGAGGGCACGGCGTGTGGCAACCGGATGCCTCGCAACAACGCGACGTACTTCGACAACAACCCGGGCCTCATCGTCCGGGTGCGCTCGTGGATTCTCGCGGGCGCCGCCAACGACTGACCTCGGCGCGGCCGGGGGCGCACAGCGGACTCCAGCCGGTTCGCTCCACGACAGCCCGCCCACCCAGTGGCAGCGCGAGCAATGACCGCACTGCACCATTCCACTCCCGGTGCGCCGAGCCCGTGGCGCACCGGGTGGGTGTCTTGCTGACCCGGCACGCTTGGCGCGACGCTTCCGGGACATGCCCGTCTCTCCCGACGAAACACTCGCCTCACTGCTGCATCCCGAGCGACGTGAGGCCGCGCGCCGTCGCCGGCTGGCCGTCCTGGTGGCCTGTGCCCTGCCCCGCCCGGTGCCGCTGACCCTGCTGGTGGCGGAGCTTGGCGAGTCCTTCCAGGAGGGCGCCGAGCTCGCCTGCGAGGCGGGCCTGTGCATGCTGCGCCCCGGCGGCGAGCTGGCACCCGCGGGCCCGGCCACGCTGGACATGGCCATCAACCAGCTCGAGGTCCCCGAGGTGCGAGCCACCCTCGCACGCGTCGCGAAGCTGGCGTCCGCTCCCGACGAAGCGCTGCTGCTGACGCTGGCGGCGGAGCCGCTGGGCGAAGGGCTGCGCCACCTCGGAGCCGCAGAGGGGCGCACCGCGGGAATGGTGGAGGGCCTGCGCCATGCGCTGGAGTCCCCCCAGGAAGCACCTATGCCCTCGCCCTGGGACTTCCGCGCCTGGGGCGAGCAGGACCGCTGGGCCGGCGCGCTGCTGTCCGTGGCGGCACACGTGCTGATGCGAGTGGGCCGTCCGGAGTCGGGGCGCGCGCTGGTGGCCTGGGCGCTCGGGCCGGAAGGGCTCGCCGGGCGGGTGTCGCCTGCCCAGAACTTCCTGGCCCCCACGCACTTCCAGTTCCTCATCGACGCGGGACTCCGGGACGCGGGCATCGCCTACGCGCGCGAGGCCTGCCGCCACCTGTCCGCGCCCGAGGACACCTTCTCGCGGCTGATGCTCACGGTGCTGGACGGGCGCGTGACGATGGACGCGGGCGACGAGAAGCTCGCGCGCCGGCTCTTCACCACCGTGGAGCTGCAGGCCCGCGCCGCCGGGCTGGGGGACCTGGTGGGCCTGGCCAAGGTGGCCTTCGCCACGCTCGCCCGGCGCGCGGAGCAGAACACCGCCGCCATCCAGCTCGGCCTCGCGGCCCTGGAGCTGCTGCGCGGCGACGTGCCCTTCGAGTCGGTGGCGCTGCTCGGCCTGGGCCTCGCCTACGCGAAGGAGGGACGCCCGCTGGAGGCCCAGGCCGCCCTCACGCGCGCGCTGCCGGGGCTGGACATCCCCTTCCAGCAGCTGCGCGCATACCCGCAGGCCATCGCCGCGGACTGCTTCGTCGGAGACACCGCCGAGGCCGAGCGCAAGCTGGCGGAACTCACGTCGCTCGCGCAGGACACGGCCTCGGGGCGGCGGGCCATCGGCCTGGGCCGCGCCCACGTGCGGTGCGCGCGCGGTGAGTGGGAGGACGCGCTGGAGACGCTGGACGCCCTGACGGACGCGGAGGGCTCCGGGCGCGAGGAGCTGCACACCCTGCCCGCCGGCTGGCTGCGCGTGGAGGTGCTGCTCGCGCTGGGCCGGGCGAAGGAGGCGGCGCAGGTGCTGGACGCGCTGGCCCGGGGCCTCTACCTGCGCAACCGCTCCACCGAGCCCGCGCGGCTGCACCTGCTGGATGCTCGCGTGGCCCTGGCCAACGGCGACGCGGCCCGGGCGAGGCGGGCGCTCCGGCGCGCGGAGGCCTACCCCGAGCGCCTGCGCGCCCACGACTTCGCCCTGCGGGCCCGGATGCTGGCGCTCCAGCTCGCCGAGGAGGCCGGCAGCGAGGCCCAGCGCCGGCGCGCGCAGCAGGCCGCGCGAGACGAGTGGCGGCAGCTCGGAGGGCAGCTCCCGGCGGAGGCCCTGCACCGCTTCCGGCGCGCGTATGACCGGCCCCAGCTCCTGGCCCTCCTGGGCGAGGCGCCCGGGGAGGACGTCTCCGCGCCGGAGTACCTGCGTGGAGGCTCGCCCGCCTTCCGCGCCGTGCTGGACCAGCTGCGCCGGGTGGCGGGCTCCGACGCCAGCGTGCTGCTGTTCGGAGAGACAGGCGTGGGCAAGGAGCTGGCGGCGCGCGCCATCCATGACTTGTCCCGCCGTGCCAGTGGCCCCTTCGTGGGGGTGAACTGCGCCGCCATCAACGACGAGCTGCTGCTGTCGGACCTCTTCGGCCACGAGCGCGGCGCCTTCACCGGCGCCATGACGCGCCAGCGCGGGCGCTTCGAGCAGGCCCACGGCGGCACCCTCTTCCTGGACGAGGTCGCAGACATCAGCCCGCGAGGCCAGGCCGCCCTGCTGCGCGCGCTGCAGGAGCGCGCGTTCCAGCGCGTCGGCGGCACCGAGGAGGTGCGCGTGGACGTGCGCGTCGTCGCCGCCTCCAACCGGGACCTGGCGAAGGCGGTGCGCGCGGGCGAGTTCCGGCAGGACCTCTTCTTCCGGCTCAACGGCATCCAGGTGGAGCTGCCCCCGCTGCGAGAGCGCGACGGGGACGTGCTGCTGCTGGCCACCTGGTTCCTCCAGCAGGCGGCCCTGGAGCGCGGCGGCCCGCCCCGCTCCTTCACCGCCGAGGCCAAGCGCCTCCTGCGCTCCCACCCGTGGCCCGGCAACATCCGCGAGCTGCACAACACGGTGCGCGCGGCGGACGTCCTCTCGGACACGCCGGCCATCGGCGCCGCGGTCCTGGCGCCGCTGCTCCAGCGGGCGCTGGAGTGCGCCGAGCAGCGCCCCGTCTCCGCGGGGGTCACCGACCTCCACGGCCTGTTCCGCCAGCACGGCGGCTCGCTGAAGGACTTCCTCACGGAGGTGCAGCGCCAGTGCATTGCCCAGAGCCTGGTGGAGAACGGCGGCAACATCGTCGCCACCGCCTCCGCGCTGCGCATCTCCCGCTCGCGCCTCACCCAGCTGGTGCTGGGCAACGCGGAGCTGCGGCGGATGTCGGGCCGCGAGGCGGAAGCGCCTGCCGCCCGCGGCACTCCGGGCGCTCGTGCACGGCGCGCGTGAGCGGGGCTCCCCGAAGCCACCTGGGTGACGAGCGTGTCCGCGACGGCACCGACCATGCCGGGCAGCACGCTGACGTGGGACCCGGCGCACAAGCTCGCGTCGAGCCGGACGGCGATGACGAGCTGCCTCGCCAGCCTCTGGCAGCACCTGAGCCACCTGGCGCCGTGACACGGGGCGCAGGTGCGGGCCGCCCGGTTCGGAGTACGCTGCGGGCATGACCCTGGCAGTCTGCGTCCGTTGCGGCGAGTCGAAGGTGGGCGCGTTCACGCCCTGCGCCCGCTGTGGTCTCGACCCGGCCGCGCACGGCACGGACCGGGAGCTGCAGGCCAAGAGCCTGCTCCTCACGGACCGGTTCTTCCCGGGGGGCGAGCTGGAGTCCATCGGCAGGAAGCTTCGGGCCGGGGAGGCGGTGTCCTACGACGCCGTCCAGCTCGCCCAGGCGGTGGAGGAGCTGAAGACGCAGAAGCTGCCCGTCGTCTCGAAGGCGACGCCCGGGTGCTCCATTCTCGGGTGGGCCCTGGTGGGGCTGGTGATTGCGCTCGTCGTGGGCGTGCTGCTGATGTGGAGACTCAAGGGCCCCTGAGTCGAGGCGAGGAACCGTCGCTCGGGGTTCACGGTTCTCATTCGAAGCCGCCATCGGTGGAGTGACTGGAGTGCAAGACCATGCGTCTTCAATCGTGGCCCCCGCCCGGGTACTGCCCTCCATCGGCGCTTCGAAGGTTGTCGAATCCACGGTTGGAGCGCCTGGAGCGCGAGGCGCCGCATCGTCAACCGAGGTAGCCGCGGAACCGCTGTCGGGAGCGTCCTCCGAAGCCTCCCCGCCGTCTGGAGGCGGCATCCCGCCGGGCCCCCGGGGCGCCGACTCCTCCCTGGGCCCCAGCGCCCGCCAGAGCGCCTCCGCCGACGCGAGCACGTCCTCTTCCGTCACTGCGCCTTCCCACCTCATCGCCACCCGCCCCAGCTCCGCCAGCGCGCCCCACACCAGGCACGTCCTCGCCATCGTGGAACCCTGCTCCAGCGCTCCGTCACGCTCGCCCTGGCTGACGACTTCCCGGACCAGGTCTCGCACCCGCCAGCCTCGCTCGTCGTCCGGCCCCGCCTCCGGGTGGGCGTGCAGGAAGACAAAGCTGAAGACTCCGGGCGTCCGCAGTACGTAGTTGGCCAGTAGCCGCCAGAGGGCGAAGAAGCCCTCGCGGAAGCCCGCGCCCTCGTCCGTGCTGGCCATCTGGAACTCGTAGCGCGCATACCGGCACAGCTCGTCCTCGGAGAAGTCCCGAATGGCCAGCGCACAGCCGCGCTTGCTGCCGTAGCGCCGGTACAGCGAGCCCACCGACATGCGCATCACCCGCGCCAGCTCCGCGGCCGAGGTGTTCTCGTAGCCGCGCTGCGCCATCACCGCCGCCGCCTCCTCCATCCGCGTGGCCACGAACTGCTGGTACAGCTCCATGATCATCTGCCCACCCCCGGACCGACCCGCCCGCGGAAGGAACGTTCCTTCCGCCAGCACCTTCCTACCGGGTGGGGCTGACATGCCGACCGCGGACGACCGGGCAGGTCCGGGGGTGGCGCGGCACGCTGAGGCGGGCAGGTCGCGCCATGAGCCCACCCGGGTGTCAGGCCCTCCGGGCCCCGATACGCCAGGGGCCGCGTCATGAACCCACCCGGGTGTCAGGCCCTCCGGGCCCCGATACGCCAGGGGCCGCGTCATGAGCCCACCCGGGTGTCAGGCCCTCCGGGCCCCGATACGCCAGGGGCCGCGTCATGAGTCCACCCGGGTGTCAGGCTTCCGGGCCCCGATCCGCCAGGAGCCGCGTCATGAGCCCACCCAGGTGTCAGGCCCTCCGGGCCCCGGTCCACCAGGAGCCGCGTCATGAGCCCACCCAGGTGTCAGGCCCTCCGGGCCCCGGTCCACCAGGGACCGCGC
This DNA window, taken from Pyxidicoccus xibeiensis, encodes the following:
- a CDS encoding HYR domain-containing protein, whose product is MPADADFTSVIHTKGVARPWRVMGLATSDSLSSFSKSVQSRALTPATKSIQMSKPSADNASSCTFSVTVRDTTPPSVTCPADVAVKSLEAEGAAVTFTPATASDGVTTSPRLTYSHASGSVFPQGTTPVTATARDEAGLTAERTFQVTVRRPTTVPVPDEPIGFGCSSGGLGNVGGGAWLLLMGSVLFLQQCTLRAWVVRGACAWEAASTRRASAAYE
- a CDS encoding Ig-like domain-containing protein, with translation MPLRIQPWLASLLLVVTALMGSACGDDNEPMPPANKPPSLTGPTVSDAQAAPGDVLTLTLAATDPEGDTLSYAWAQAPASPAGTFSSTTVASPTWTAPATGGTFTLQVTVSDGKGGSVQGSVDVNVQQQQQQNRPPTVAATITAPASLLAGTTGTFSITASDADGDALTYAWEQTSPATQGTWVGARTGSSAQWYSPAVGTQTTFTVSVSVTDGQSAPVVRTVTVPVTVPRYTADIQPVWTSTPCTGCHGASGGLSLAAASSYSNLVNVNANNAACNTLKRVTPGAPDDSVLVRKLEGTACGNRMPRNNATYFDNNPGLIVRVRSWILAGAAND
- a CDS encoding sigma-54-dependent transcriptional regulator, producing MPVSPDETLASLLHPERREAARRRRLAVLVACALPRPVPLTLLVAELGESFQEGAELACEAGLCMLRPGGELAPAGPATLDMAINQLEVPEVRATLARVAKLASAPDEALLLTLAAEPLGEGLRHLGAAEGRTAGMVEGLRHALESPQEAPMPSPWDFRAWGEQDRWAGALLSVAAHVLMRVGRPESGRALVAWALGPEGLAGRVSPAQNFLAPTHFQFLIDAGLRDAGIAYAREACRHLSAPEDTFSRLMLTVLDGRVTMDAGDEKLARRLFTTVELQARAAGLGDLVGLAKVAFATLARRAEQNTAAIQLGLAALELLRGDVPFESVALLGLGLAYAKEGRPLEAQAALTRALPGLDIPFQQLRAYPQAIAADCFVGDTAEAERKLAELTSLAQDTASGRRAIGLGRAHVRCARGEWEDALETLDALTDAEGSGREELHTLPAGWLRVEVLLALGRAKEAAQVLDALARGLYLRNRSTEPARLHLLDARVALANGDAARARRALRRAEAYPERLRAHDFALRARMLALQLAEEAGSEAQRRRAQQAARDEWRQLGGQLPAEALHRFRRAYDRPQLLALLGEAPGEDVSAPEYLRGGSPAFRAVLDQLRRVAGSDASVLLFGETGVGKELAARAIHDLSRRASGPFVGVNCAAINDELLLSDLFGHERGAFTGAMTRQRGRFEQAHGGTLFLDEVADISPRGQAALLRALQERAFQRVGGTEEVRVDVRVVAASNRDLAKAVRAGEFRQDLFFRLNGIQVELPPLRERDGDVLLLATWFLQQAALERGGPPRSFTAEAKRLLRSHPWPGNIRELHNTVRAADVLSDTPAIGAAVLAPLLQRALECAEQRPVSAGVTDLHGLFRQHGGSLKDFLTEVQRQCIAQSLVENGGNIVATASALRISRSRLTQLVLGNAELRRMSGREAEAPAARGTPGARARRA